A stretch of DNA from Cupriavidus taiwanensis:
TGCCGGTGGTGTAGAAGGTGGCGGCCTTGGTGTTCTCGTCGAAATCGGGGAATTCGAACGCAGTCGATGCCTTGGCCAGCAGCGCCTCGTATTCGCCCGCCAGCGGCACCGTGGTCTGCGGCACGTCCTGGCCGTCGGCCAGCAGGACAAAGCAGGGGTTGCCGGTGAGCTGCGGGCGGATCTGCTCGATCACCGGCAGGAAGTCGGGGTGCACCAGCACGATCCCGGCACCTGCGTCGTTCAGCGTGTACAGGATCTGCTGGGGCGAGAGCCGCACGTTCACCGTAAACAGCGTGGCGCCCATCATGGGCACGCCGAAATAGCATTCCAGGTAGCGATGGCTGTCCCAGTCCATCACCGCCACGGTGGTGCCGTGCCGGGCGCCCAGGTCGGCCAGCGCCGAGGCCAGCTGGCCGATGCGATGGCGAAAATCGCGGAAGGTATAGCGCATCTCGCCGCGGTAGCTGATTTCCTGGTCGCCATAGAGGCTCAGGGCATTGGTCAGCAACTGCTTGACCAGCAGCGGGTAGGCGTAGGCCGACCTGGTCGGCGTTATGAGGTTGTCAGTCATGTTGTCTCGGATGCTTGTCTGCTGTGTTCCAGGGGTTCGGAACGCCTTGGTGCCGATCTTGGCGGCGCACTCTAATGTAAGAGCCGGCGGGCGGCGCGGCTTTGCAATCGGCCCCCGCGACTGTGCATTTCATGCCAGGGACGGCGGTAGCCGGCAGACAGGGCGCTGGTGGCATTCAGGCTGAGCCGTCCACGTCCCGGCGCCCGGGAGCGGCTGCGTGGAGGTTGCGGCGCACGTCGCTGCCGAACCGCTGCGGATCACCGCGCGCCCGGCGCCGGCGCCCTGCCCTTGCCGAGGTAGTCATCCACCGCGGCGCTGACGGTAGCGTGGAAGTTCTGCTCGCCGATCAGCTCCAGCAACTCGAAGCGCTTCAGCTTGTCGCGCACCGGATCCTTCATCTCGGCCAGGTGCATCGCGATCCCGCGCTGGTGCAGCGCCCGGATCAGTTCGCGCAGCATGTCGGCCGAGGTCACGTCGACGCTGGTGACGGGCTCGGCGGCCACCACCACGCGCCGAACCGGCGTGGGCGAGTCCTCCACCGCCTCCATCAGCCGCTCCTGGAACAGCTCGGCATTGGCGAAGAACAGCGGCGCATCCCAGCGGAACAGCAGCAGGCCGTCGACGCGTTTCGCATGCGGATAGCGTTGCACGTCGTGATAGCCACGCAGGCCTTCCACCCTGCCGAGCACGGCAAAATGCGGGCGCCAGCCATCCCACAGGAACTCGATCACGGCAATCACCACGGCCAGGAAGATGCCCGGGATCGCGCCAAACACCGCCACCGCGGCAAAGCACACCATGGACAGCCAGAATTCCCATTGCTGGATGCGGTAGATGCGCCTGAGATCGGTGAACTCGAACAGGCCGAGCGCGGCGGCAATCACCACCGCCGCCAGCGCGCTGCTGGGCAGGTACTGCAGCAGGTTGGGCGCCACCAGCAGCAGCACCGCCACGGCCAGCGCGCCGACCACGCCGGTCAGCTGCGTCTTCGCGCCGGCGGCCTCCGCCACCGGCGTGCGCGAGGCGCTGCTGCTGATGGGGAAGCCCTGGAAGAAGCCCGCGGCCAGGTTGGCGGCGCCCAGGCCGACCATCTCCTGGTTCGGGTCGACCCGGCTCTTGTAGCGCGCGGCATAGGTGCGCGACAGCACGCTGGTATCCGCAAACGCAATCAGCGCCACGGCGCAGCCGCCCACCACGATCTTGACCAGGTCGGCGCCGCTGAGCCACGGCAGCGCCAGCTGCGGCAGCCCCTGCGGGATCGGGCCGAGCACCTTCACCCCGGCCCGGTCCAGGCCAAGGACGCTTACCGCGATGGTGGCCACCACCACCGCGATCAGAATGCCGGGCACCCGCTCGAAGCGCTTGAGGAGCAGGATCAGCACCAGGCTGCCGGCGCCGACGGCAAAGCTGTACCAGTTGGTCTGGCCGTCCAGGATGGCCCGGCCCAGCGCCAGGATCTCGCGCAGCGGGCCATCCTCGTCGATCGGGATGGCAAAGAGCTTGGGCAGCTGGCTGACCAGCACCGTCATTGCGATGCCGTTCATGTAGCCGTAGCGGATCGGCTTGGACAGCAGCTCGGTGATGAACCCCAGCCGCAGCAGCCCCATCACGATGCAGACCACGCCCGAGACCACCGCCATCATGCTGGCCGCGGCGATCGCGCGCGCGGGATCGCCGGCGGAGACCTGGATCACCACGGCGAGGATCGGCGCAGCCAATGCGGAATCCGGGCCCAGCACCAGGACCCGGCTGGGACCGAACACGGCATAGACCAGCAATGGCACGATCGTGGCGTACAGCCCGTATACGCCGGGCACGCCCGAAGCCTCCGCATAGGCAATGCCGACCGGCACCAGCATGGTGGTCAGCACCAGCCCCGCGGCAAGGTCATGCGGCAACCACGCGGCCTGGTAGGTCCTGACCATGGTCACGCAGGGCAGCCAGCGCCACCAGGCGGGCTCGCGCTGTGCGCTGCGCTCGCCGGGCGGGGTTAGCGGTTGAGTCTGCATGGGGGCCTTCCTGGGCTATTCCTGGGTTAAGGTGCGCTACCACTTGCTGGACTATAGGCGCTGGAGGCGTGTCACGGCTGTGCCCGATCAGGGCGTGCGGCAGTTTGCGGCGCCTGCCCCGGCAACCAGGCACTGGCAATCCAGGCCCTGGCACATATCATGGTTGTCGGGCCGGACGATCGGGCAATGGTGCCCGCGGCCCGCGGCACCGCCATGCGGCATCGCCGATCGCATCCGGGGGGTTGTATGCTGATGTCCTGACAATGCATGGCCGCCGCGCTGCTGGCGCTGGGCTGCACCGCCGCCGGCGCACAGCATGCGCCGGCGCCGGCCCCGGATGCAGCCGGCGCCATCGCAGAGGCCGTGCAGGGCGGCGCCAGCCCGTACCGCCCGCCGGCTGCCCCCGGCGAAGATCCCGACGAGGCCAGGCGCGCCAAATGCGAATAGCTGAAGGCGCAGTACAACGCCACCTCGAAGCGGCGCTCCTACCAGTCTTCCGGTCCGGCCACGCAGACTGCGCAGGGACGGACGATCCCCAGGATCGAGCGCGACCAGAGCCGCAAGTCGCTGCAGGAAGCCTACCGGGCCAACTGCACGTAGCCGCGCCGCGGGCTGCCCTGGCATGGCTGTGGCCGGCTCCGCGCCCCATGCGCGCGTCATAGCTGCGCGAGACGCGCTGCATCAGTCCCGGGTCGTCGGGGTCACCGCCGTCGAACTGCACCCGCACCGTGCCTTCCGCCTGGCGCCGCACGCTTGCTGTCACCGGCCGGTTGTTGCGGCTGCCGGCAATGTTGCCGGCGGTTGCGTCCTGCACCAATGATGCCCTGGTCGCTCGGGGCGCCGGCCGCGGCGTCAAAGGCGCGGTCGTAGCGCGTGGGCTGCGAGCCGCGCTAGGTGCTGGGCACGCGATATGAAGGTAGTACGACGTTTATGGGATTTCAACCGATTTACCGCGCAAACCGGCATTACCGAAAAATTAATCATAGAATTGATTCGCGTCAGATCCCGTTGACGCCTGGCTTCCATCGTGAAAATGGTCTGCCATTCCGCGCCGGATGCGCGCGCGGCGCCATGGCAGAAACAGAATGTGGCATTTCAAGGCGGAGGAAAAAACAATGGCCAAGGGCAAGGGCAAGGGCAAGCGCCACGACAAGCACGACATCGACGAGATCGCCGCGGAGAACGCCGCGAACGAAGGGAACGAGGCCGCGGACGAGCCCGCCGAGGCAGGCAAGCAAAGCGGGCGGCTGTCCGAGAAGGACTACCGCAAGCACCTGTTTGCGCTGCATGTCGAGCTGGTCAAGCTGCAACAGTGGGTCCAGGCACGCGGCATCAAGGTGTGCGTCGTGTTCGAAGGGCGCGATGGCGCCGGCAAGGGCGGCACCATCAAGGCGCTCACGGAGCGCGTCAGCCCGCGCGTGTTCCGCGTGGTCGCCCTGCCCGCGCCGACCGAGCGCGAGAAGACCCAGATGTATATACAACGCTATCTGCCCCACCTGCCTGCGGCCGGCGAGATCGTGATCTTCGACCGCAGCTGGTACAACCGCGCCGGCGTCGAGCGCGTGATGGGGTTCTGCACCGAAACGCAGACCGAGGAATTCCTGCGCGCCGCGCCGCTGGTCGAGCGCGCCATCGTGAATTCCGGTGTCATCCTGATCAAGTACTGGCTCGAGGTCAGCCAGGAGGAGCAGACGCGCCGGCTGCAGGCGCGCATCCAGGACGGTCGCAAGCTGTGGAAGCTGACCGACATGGACCTGCGCTCGTACAGCCGCTGGTATGACTATTCGCGCGCGCGCGACGCCATGTTTGCCGCCACCGATACCGACTTCGCGCCGTGGCACGTCGCCAATTCCAATGACAAGCGGCGCGCCCGGCTGAACATCATCACACACTTGCTGGCGCAAATCCCGTACGAGCAGATCCCGCGCAAGGCGGTCAAGCTGCCCGACCGGCAGAAAGCCGGCGGCTATCGCGAGCCGAAATACCCATACCGCTACGTGGAGGAACGGTACTAGCCGCACGCGCCCCGGGGCGGCCCGGGGCCCGCGCTAGTCCCGCAGCTTGCGCGACTTCCAGCCGCCCTGCTCCTTGCAATACCATCCGGTCCACGATTCCGACTGCCCGGCGCGGCGGAACTCGCTGCGCACCTGGCGACAGGCGTCGCCGCGATCCTTGCGCGTCTGCAACGGCGTGAACGATCCTTCCACCGCGCGGTGCCGCTGGTCGGCCGGCAAGCTGAACGCGACACTGGCACCGTCGGCGGACTGGTCCATGGTCTTGCCAAACACGCCCCACGCGGCATTCAGCTGGGCCTTGCCCAGCGTGCCGACGATGGTGCCGGACAAGTAGTGGTCAAAGTAGCCCCATGCCGGCCATGCCGACACGGCCGCGGCAAGCCCGGCGGCAGCGGCTACGCGTCGGCAGCGGATGGCCATGGCGCCCCCCTTACTCGAAGCGCTCGGCCAGCACCATGGCGTCGACCTTGCGCTGCTTCCAGAAAATGTGATTGATGCGCGGCACCAGTCCGCGCAAGGTGGCGGCATCGACTTCATTGAAATGCAGCGTCACGGCCGGCCGCGAGCCATCGCCCGCCACGCGGGTGATGTCGTCGAATGCCGGCAGCCCGTAGCGCACCAGAAAGTCGCGGATCTCGTCGTCGGTGGTCGCCGCGTCGATATTCACCAGCATCATTGCGCTCATGGTCCTCTCCTTCGCGTTGCGCGCCGGCCGCCGCGCCGCTGCCTGCCCATATGCCAGGAAGGATCGGCGGGCGCACTTCGATGCGCGCAATGCCACCGCCGTGCTTACGCCTCGTCATCAAAGTCCTGGCGGACTGCGTCAATGAATCATAGATTGATCAGGCAAGCAAGACACGGCATCGCAGCAACACCCCCTGCCAACGGCGGGTACGCGCGCATGCCACGACGCGTTGGCCGCCCGGGCGGCATGGGCAGGAACTAGGCAGGAGCATGCTGATGGGCTTCCTGGGATGGATGCGCCGGCGCAAGACGCAAGTCCCTGCCCGCGAAGCACGGGAGCTTGCCGAACTGACGGAACGCGTGACCCGCCTCAGTCCGCGCCTGCGCCTGGTGCCGCGCTACCAGCAGCGGGTCCGGCCCGCGCTGGCACAGGCACTGGACTATGTGCGGGGACTGGTCCAGGACCTTCCCGCCCCACGCGACGCCAGCCAGCAGGCCTGGGCCATCGACCCCTATATTCACGCCTTTTTCGGCACGCCGCGTGACGTGGAACTGGGCTTCAGCCGGTCTGCCGAATTGCGCGAGTTCTTCGCGCAGTCGCCCGATGCGGCGCAGGCCTACGCGGTGCTCGGGATGGCAGTGGCCGAGCGGCGCACGCTGGGAGTGGCGCTGGAAGGCGATGTCATGCGCTCGGACGTGCCGCAGACCGCCATCAGTTTCAGCGATCACAAGGTCAGGATCATCGCGAGTACCGAAGCGGCCCTGCGCGACGAAATCGTGCGGCGGCTGTTCGACCAGCTGACGCTGGAGAGCCTGGCCCGCTTTGCAGCCGGCAAGTCGCGCCGCGACGTGCTCGAGCGCGAGCAGGCGCTGCTGGTGGCGCGCCTGCGCCTGCTCGAGCGGCAAGGCACCGGCATGCGTGCGGTGCTCGGCGGCGAGGGCGAGGCCGGACCGGGCGAGCAAGCCACGCTGCGCGGACAGGTCGCGGACAACGACCGGGAACTGGCGCAACTTGGCAAGGATGCCGGAGCGCTCGAGCGCCAGCTGGAATGCCTGGCCGAGGTATTGACGAACGCGCGCGCCTTCCTGTCGATCGAGCCAAGACACCTGCGGCTCAGCGCGATGAACGTGCTGCTGACACCGGAAAGCACGGCGCCGGCACACGAGATCGACCTGCTTACCGCACGCGTCCCGGGCGATCCGCCGCTGGTCCGATCCTTTGCGCTGGTGCGCTTCGCGCGTGGCGGCATGCTGTCATCGGGCGCGCTGCTCGATGAAGCGGCACGGCTGCTCTGAAGCGGGCAAGCGCATCCACGCCGGCGCCTAGCCGTCATCGTCGGAACCGGCATGGCGGTGCCAACGCCCCGCCGTGCCTGGCATCAGTGCTCTGCCCCCGGCGCTACGCCTCGACATAGCCCTTGCGCAGCTTCTCCGCCACCAGCTTGTCCATCTCGCGCCGCGCACGCTCGGCGCTGTCGAACGCTTTCATGCTGCTCTGCCCCGCACTGCCGATACGGCCGTAGTTCACGGTGAGCTCCGCCCCGCACACACTGGCCCGCCAGAACTTGCGCGACGTGCCATGCTCGAAGCGCAGCGTCCGCACCAGCTCCGCCGGCGCGGCCGGTGCCGTCGCATCGATGCGGGCCGCGTCCGTTGCTGCCGCGCCGGGCACGGCTGCCGTCGTCGTCAACGGCACCGGCATCTCGACCTCCAGGTCCAGCGCGCGGTCCTCGCCATCGGCCAGCATGGTCTCGATGCGGGCCAGCACCGCATCCCGGTCGTCGAGCCAGTCCTTGCCCGGGATGTCCAGCACGCGCCAGCCGAAGCTGCGCAGGATGCCGGGACGGAACACGTAGCGTTCGGCGGTATCCGTCACCGCCTCGGATGGCGTGTCGAGCAGGATCGCCAGCGCATAGCCCTGCCCCGACGGATCGGCGATGGCCAGGTCGCAGCGGAACTGCGAGCGGCCGACGTTGGCGTGCACCTGGTGGCCGCGCGCGCGCAACGCCTCGGCCAGCGCATCGCGGATGCTGTCGGGCGCGGCTGCGCGCGTGAAGGCGTCGCGCGCGCCTGGGTTCAGCGCGCCCAGCACCGACTGGGCGCGTTCGAACTGCCCGCGCGCACTGGCTTGCGCGAACTGCAGGAAGGCGCGCAGCGCGGCGGCGCCGTCGTTGTGCACGTTGGTGATTGCCTCGGCCTGGATCGTCGACACCACCGCCATCCGATGGCGTGCACGGCTGAAAATCACGTTCAGGCGCTTCTCGCCGCCGCGCTGGTTGATCGGGCCGAAGTTCATCATCATCCTGCCGTCCGGCCCCGGCGCGTAGCAGATGCTCAGGATGATCACGTCGCGCTCGTCGCCCTGCACGTTTTCCAGGTTCTTGACGAACAGCCCGTTGAACTGGTCGTCATCCTCGCGCACATACTCGCGCTCCAGGCGCATGGCGAAATCCGCGTCTTCGGCGGCCAGCGCCTCGAGCGCCGACTCGATGGCACCCTGCTGCGCTTCGGAAAATGCCACGATGCCCAGGCTCAGGCCGGTCTCGCGCCGCAGCAGCTCGCGCACGGTGCGGGCGATGTAGCCCGCCTCGGGCGCATTGCGGCGGTCGGCGTAGACGCCGTCGGCCAGCCGGTGGAAGCTGACCGGCCGCGCCAGCAGCGCGTCGGCGCCGGCGATGCCGGCATCCTCCTGGTCCG
This window harbors:
- a CDS encoding RNA-binding protein; the encoded protein is MSAMMLVNIDAATTDDEIRDFLVRYGLPAFDDITRVAGDGSRPAVTLHFNEVDAATLRGLVPRINHIFWKQRKVDAMVLAERFE
- the ppk2 gene encoding polyphosphate kinase 2; this encodes MAKGKGKGKRHDKHDIDEIAAENAANEGNEAADEPAEAGKQSGRLSEKDYRKHLFALHVELVKLQQWVQARGIKVCVVFEGRDGAGKGGTIKALTERVSPRVFRVVALPAPTEREKTQMYIQRYLPHLPAAGEIVIFDRSWYNRAGVERVMGFCTETQTEEFLRAAPLVERAIVNSGVILIKYWLEVSQEEQTRRLQARIQDGRKLWKLTDMDLRSYSRWYDYSRARDAMFAATDTDFAPWHVANSNDKRRARLNIITHLLAQIPYEQIPRKAVKLPDRQKAGGYREPKYPYRYVEERY
- a CDS encoding SulP family inorganic anion transporter, whose translation is MQTQPLTPPGERSAQREPAWWRWLPCVTMVRTYQAAWLPHDLAAGLVLTTMLVPVGIAYAEASGVPGVYGLYATIVPLLVYAVFGPSRVLVLGPDSALAAPILAVVIQVSAGDPARAIAAASMMAVVSGVVCIVMGLLRLGFITELLSKPIRYGYMNGIAMTVLVSQLPKLFAIPIDEDGPLREILALGRAILDGQTNWYSFAVGAGSLVLILLLKRFERVPGILIAVVVATIAVSVLGLDRAGVKVLGPIPQGLPQLALPWLSGADLVKIVVGGCAVALIAFADTSVLSRTYAARYKSRVDPNQEMVGLGAANLAAGFFQGFPISSSASRTPVAEAAGAKTQLTGVVGALAVAVLLLVAPNLLQYLPSSALAAVVIAAALGLFEFTDLRRIYRIQQWEFWLSMVCFAAVAVFGAIPGIFLAVVIAVIEFLWDGWRPHFAVLGRVEGLRGYHDVQRYPHAKRVDGLLLFRWDAPLFFANAELFQERLMEAVEDSPTPVRRVVVAAEPVTSVDVTSADMLRELIRALHQRGIAMHLAEMKDPVRDKLKRFELLELIGEQNFHATVSAAVDDYLGKGRAPAPGAR